The region ACGTAAAACTGCGCATGGCCGAGTTGCCGTTCGAAATAGATGGCACCAGGTACGAAGCCGGCACACTCATCATGACCCGCACCGGCAACGAGCGCCTGGGCGATGCATTTGATACCAGCGTGCGTGAGCTGGCGCAGCAACACGACGTGCAGCTTGCCGCCACCAATACCGGTTTTGTAAGCACCGGTGCTGACTTTGGCTCAGGCAGCGTGCGTTACCTGAAAATGCCAAAGGTGGCGTTGCTGTCGGGGGAGGGAGTATCACCCTACGGATTTGGGGAGATATGGCATTTCTTTGAGCAGCAGATACACTACCCGGTAACGGTGCTCAACACCTCCTACTTTAGCCAGGTACCGTTGCAGGAGTTCGATGTGCTGATTCTGCCCACAGGCACTTATACCAAGGTGCTGGACGAGAAAACGCTGGAGAAGGTGCAGGATTGGGTGCGCGGCGGCGGGAAGCTGATCGCCCTGGAAAGCGCCGCTGGTTTTTTGGCCGGTAAAAAAGGTTTTGAGCTGAAGAAGAAAGGCGAGGAGGCCGAGGAGAAAAAAGAAGGGAAGGGCAATGGTGATGCCAAAGACCCATACGAAAACCTGCGTACCTACGCCGACCGTGAGCGGGAGGCGCTGGAAAGCGAAGTGCAGGGAAGCGTATACCGCGTGGACCTGGACAAGACCCACCCGCTGGCCTTCGGCTACGGCGACAGCTATTTCGCCCTTATCCGCTCTGCAAACACGTTTCAGTTCATGGAGAATGGCTGGAACGTAGGCGTGCTGAAGAAGAACAACTACGCTGCCGGCTACGTGGGGCAGGGGGCGAAAGAGAAACTGCAGGATGCCCTCATACTTGGCACGCAGCCACTAGGCCGTGGCCAGATCGTGTATCTGGCAGATAATCCGCTTTTCCGGGGCTTCTGGCAGGGCGGAAAGCTCATGTTTGGCAATGCTGTTTTCGTGGTAGGGCAGTAGGAGAAGTATAAATTCAGGAGAGATCCCCTGCTCTGGTAAGGAGCAGGGGATTTTTTGTATCGGTCAGGGTTTAGGGGGATAGAGGCTTCTGCAGTGCCAGTTCCAACCATCCCTGCCCCTCCTTGGCTTTTTCGAGGGCCCCTACCCCAGGAGGGGAGCCTGTAACTGCTTTGGCTGATGTACAAGTTTCATTGTTGAAGGTATTGCGCGGACAGGTCGCGACCTGTCCCTACAAGAGTGAACCCACCCCCAGCCCCTCCAAGGAGGGGAATCATACTTGCCACACTCCCTGTCCTCTCGAGCAGGGCGAGAGATCTATCTGGAGTTCTAAAGAGATCTCTCCCATAGGTCGAGAGGACAAATTGCCGTGGCTATCGAATCTGATCCCAGTCTTTCCGCTGAGCGCCTTGTGAGATCCGGTGCCCGCTAAGGGCATGCTGAGCGAAAGCGAGGCAAGGAGGGAACACAGCGCGATGCGGGAAGACGAGGCCTCCCGGCCTGGAGGGAGCCAAAGCAAGAAATGGAACGATAGGTTTGCAAGACTGAGGATTAGCAGCAGCTAACAAGTATAGCTTGCCTGAAGTTATAGGAAGCAGCAGTATGAAAGTATAGCCCGTGTAAAGCTACAGAAAACAGCAGTTAGCAAGTATAGCGGGCCAGGGAAAACCTTTGCAGGAGAACCTCCATCCCTCCCTATCACAATAATAGTATAAATGCTTAACTTGCACAGCATCTATACTTACAGATGTATAACTATGCAACCGCAACAGATCATCACACCGCCCACATCAGCTGAGTATACCGGCTACATGGGCAACTATATCCAGCAAGCGCAAGCCGAAGACCTGATAGAGGGGCTGACGGCGAGCTATGTGTTCATCACCGGCTTGGTGCAGGGGCTAACAGAGGAGCAACTGCAGTACCGCTACGAACCAGGTAAATGGACGATCAAGGAGCTGATGGTACACATGATGGACGCCGAACGCATCTTCTCCTACCGTGCCCTGCGCTTTGCCCGCCACGATAAAACTGAGCTTCCTGGCTTTGATGAGAACCTGTACGCGCAGCATTCCAGCGCCAACACGCGGGATATCAACTCCATCATTGCAGAGTATACCTCTTTGCGCACGGCCACGATCGAGTTATTTAAAAGTTTTGATGAGGAGGCGCTGCAGCAGCGAGGCTCCGCCAATGGCGTGGAGTCGAGCGTGCGGGCACTGGGCTATGTCATACTGGGCCACGAGGTGCATCATCAGAAAATAATACGCGAACGCTACCTGAAAGCCTGAGGCAACCCATAAAGGCATTGCTATAGTCCTGCTTTTCTATATCTTTAGGTATGAATGTTTCTCTTGCATCAGCTAAAGTATGGCTATAGCCCTCACCCGTCGGAATGTAGGTATGCTGCTGGCACCGCTGCTGGCGCTGTTGGTGTGGCTGTTTACGCCCCCCCTGGCTTATGAGGCGCGCATGGTGGCCACCATCATGTCATTCTGCCTCGTGTTCTGGATGACAGAGGTGATCCCGCTGTCCATGACGGCTTTTCTGGGCGTGCTGCTGGCGGTCATGCTGGGTATAGCCGATATAAATACGGCTTTTCAGAACCTGGGCCACCCGATCATCCTGCTCTTTATCGGCAGCTTTTTGCTGGCCCGCTCCATGACGCGCCACGGCCTGGACAAGCACATCGCCCTGTTTATACTTTCCCGCCCGTTTTTTCAGCAGAGCTTGTTCCGGTTGTTCCTGGGGTTCTCGGGCATTTCCTTCGTGCTCTCGATGTGGGTGAGCAACTCAGTGACGGTAGCCATGCTGCTGCCGCTCGTGCTTGGCGTTACGAAGCTGGTGTGCCACCAGGAGCACGGGAAAAGCACAGCGGTATACTTTCTGTTGGGCGTCGCCTACAGCGCTTCCATCGGGGGAATCAGCACCATCGTTGGCTCTCCTCCTAACCTGATCGGTGTGAATTACCTGGCGCAGGAGGGCATCCGGATAGATTTTCTGCAGTGGATGTACCTGGCGCTACCCATCTCGCTGAGCATGTATGGCTTTATGTTGCTGTACATGCGCTATTTCCTGGGCAAGGGCGTCTATAACAGGCAGGTGGTACAGGCGTATGTGGCCGAGCATCATCAGAAAGAAAACAACTTAAGCAAGGGAGAACTGGTTACGATGGGCGTGTTTATGGTGGCAGTTATACTTTGGCTGGCACCGGGCTTCTTGAACCTGATGGGTCTGGAGGAGGCTTATACGTTCATGAGCACCTACTTTGCCGAGAGTACTGTGGCGGTGCTGGCTGCTTTGCTGCTGTTTCTTATCCCGCCCGGCCACGAAAACAAGGGGCAGGGTACACTGACAGCCGAGGATCTGGTAAAGATAGACTGGGATACTATTCTGCTCTTTGGCGGCGGTATGGCGCTGGGGCAATTGGTGGTCAGCTCTGGCCTGGCCGATGTGATCGGGCGCAGCATCACCACGATGATAGACCCTGAGCAACAGGTGCTGCTGGTGGTGGCGCTGGTATTCCTGGTGCTGATGCTGACGGAGGTAAGCTCCAACACGGCCATTGCTATTACGTTTGTGCCCATCATTATCGGGGTGCTGCACGGCTTGGAGTTGCCGCTGCTTTACCCGGTGCTAGGCGTGGTGGTGGCTTGTAGTATGGCCTTTATGCTGCCTGTAGCCACGCCGCCAAACGCGATTGTGTACGGCAGTAAAGAGGTGCCTATCAGTCAGATGGCCCGCACAGGTTTGCTGCTGAATATAATTGGTACGCTGCTCATTTCTGCGTGGATACTGCTCTACATGGCGCTGTAATAGCAGGTGCAGCTTCGCCGGTGCCTTAACAGCCTCTGGCAAGTACGAACCGGCATTTATCCGGGTGTGGCAGGTCAGTTTTGTACTGGTTTGCCCACACTGGCACGCACAAACTTTATATCATCACTTATACAATCATACTTTTAGCTCATGCAGAACCGCAAGTATTATAGAGTTATCATGGCCATTGCCTGTTTTGTTTTTGCCGGACTTAACGGGTACAGGGTATACACCGGAAACTACTCCACCATGGACCTGATCCTGCTGGTGGTTTTCCTGGTTTTCGGTGCAATTTATTTGTTCCTGATCTTTAAGAAGGACAAGCCGGAATAGAAGGGAAGTATAGAAAGAAAAAACCTGAAAGTCTATAATGTTCCTTCTGAACAATCAGACTTTCAGGTTCTCAACTTTTAGCCAAAGGTATCTATATTTACGCGGGTGGTTTGGAAAAGGTTATGACCTGGAAAAAATATTTTTAAATATTTTAGTACGGCATGGCCAAGCAATCTCTTTTATAGTAAGGGTTTGCCACCGGTATCCTTGTTAAACTAGCTCATGTACAGTCCTATAGCGTGTTGTTTCCGATAGGAGGCCGGAATGGGTACTAGCTGTTGTTTTGGACTTATCTCTTAACTGTTCTTCAGCTATATATTTATCCCGCAGCAGCCTCAAAATAAATTCAGCCCTGCTCAGAAGCTGCTTTTTATACTTACATGGGGTCCACGTCGGCCACGACCCTGATCCCTTTGAAATCCGGTAAGAGCCTCAGGTTAAAGATGGCTTGCGCGATCTGGCCCTTGGCAGACTTAAGGTTTGTCGTGTCACGCGGCAATTTTATATGGATCTCCTGCAGGAACAGGTTTCTTATCTTGAAGATATACGGCACCTCGGGCCCCAGCACTTGCTGCTTGCCCATGCGGTCGGTCAAATCTTTGGCCAGCACGATAGCTGCATTCTCGGCGGTGCGTTCCTCCACATGCTTCACCGTGATGCGGATCATACGCGTAAATGGCGGGTAACCGAAGCGCATACGCTCCTCTATCTCGTGCTCGTAGAGCGTCTGGTAATCATTACTAAGCACTTTGTTGAAGATCGGCTGCAACGGGTCGCGGGTCTGGATGATCACCGAACCCGGCTTGCCCTTTCTACCGGCACGCCCGCTTACTTGCACGAATAGCTGGTAGGCCCGCTCATGCGCCCGGAAATCCGGGAAGTTGATGATGGTGTCGGCATTCAATATCCCCACCAGGCTCACATGCTCAAAATCGAGGCCTTTGGTGACCATCTGGGTGCCCACCAGCACGTTGGTGCGGCCGCTCTCAAAATCCGCGATGATCTGCTGATAGCTGTTTTTCTTCTTGGTCGTGTCCAGGTCCATGCGCTGTACCTCGGCCTCGGGCAGCATGAGTTTTAGCTCGTCCTCCACCTTCTCGGTGCCGAAACCCATACTTCTGAGGGTGGTGGCACCGCAGGCGGGGCAGTCGTGGGGCATGCGCTCGTGGTAGCCGCAGTAGTGGCACCGCAGCTCGTTGTTATACTTGTGGTAGGAGAGGCTCACGGCGCAGAACTTGCACTTGGGGATCCAGGAGCACTCGTCGCAGGAGATGAAAGGAGCGTAGCCACGGCGGTTCTGGAACAGGATCACCTGCTCCTGCCGCTTCAGCCGCTCCTCGATTTCGTTTAATAACTTGGCCGAGAAGTGGCTGTGCATGGTCTTGCGCTGCTGCTCGCGGCGCGTATCCACCAGCTCTATCTCCGGCAGTTTGGCCTCGCCGAAACGCTTGGTCATACTGACGAGCCCCCAGCGGCCGGTCTTGCAGTTGTAGTAACTCTCGATAGACGGCGTGGCCGAGCCCAAGAGCGTTTTAGCTCCCTGCAGGTGCGCCATCATCAGCGCCGTTTCGCGGGCGTTGTAGCGCGGGGCCGGGTCGTACTGCTTGTAGCTGGGCTCGTGCTCCTCATCCACAATAATCAGCGACAAATCGTGGAAAGGCAAAAAGATAGAGGAGCGTACGCCGACCACCACCTGGAAACGCCCTGAGAGTACGCCCTGCCATACTTCGGCGCGCTCGTTGTCGGAGAACTTGGAGTGGTAAATGCCCAGCT is a window of Pontibacter kalidii DNA encoding:
- a CDS encoding DinB family protein, producing the protein MQPQQIITPPTSAEYTGYMGNYIQQAQAEDLIEGLTASYVFITGLVQGLTEEQLQYRYEPGKWTIKELMVHMMDAERIFSYRALRFARHDKTELPGFDENLYAQHSSANTRDINSIIAEYTSLRTATIELFKSFDEEALQQRGSANGVESSVRALGYVILGHEVHHQKIIRERYLKA
- a CDS encoding SLC13 family permease; its protein translation is MAIALTRRNVGMLLAPLLALLVWLFTPPLAYEARMVATIMSFCLVFWMTEVIPLSMTAFLGVLLAVMLGIADINTAFQNLGHPIILLFIGSFLLARSMTRHGLDKHIALFILSRPFFQQSLFRLFLGFSGISFVLSMWVSNSVTVAMLLPLVLGVTKLVCHQEHGKSTAVYFLLGVAYSASIGGISTIVGSPPNLIGVNYLAQEGIRIDFLQWMYLALPISLSMYGFMLLYMRYFLGKGVYNRQVVQAYVAEHHQKENNLSKGELVTMGVFMVAVILWLAPGFLNLMGLEEAYTFMSTYFAESTVAVLAALLLFLIPPGHENKGQGTLTAEDLVKIDWDTILLFGGGMALGQLVVSSGLADVIGRSITTMIDPEQQVLLVVALVFLVLMLTEVSSNTAIAITFVPIIIGVLHGLELPLLYPVLGVVVACSMAFMLPVATPPNAIVYGSKEVPISQMARTGLLLNIIGTLLISAWILLYMAL
- the priA gene encoding replication restart helicase PriA codes for the protein MSELLNFNYPPEPATDRVTLFADVILPLPLPKLYTYRIPYEMNDEVSVGVRVIVQFGAKKVLSCIVAEVHENAPADYQAKYILDVLDDKPIITAPQLKLFKWIADYYMCTLGEVINAALPSALKLSSESRIQLHPHYNPEEDELILAPQEEKIIFALQNNQALTFTEVGNLLQLKSYHKFIKSLIQKEAIIIYEQVSDKFSPKVVKKIRITEHFVQEEGLLEELFNQLTPQPKQLDILLNYLQLVPVHQDIHLNYRGIEKSALTNNPHLSASSINTLIKKGVLEQFDQIVSRFPMEHENQQLPMALSEHQLQAKDEILGLFKEKETVLLHGVTGSGKTEVYIDLIKHALDSGGQVLYLLPEIALTAQIVTRLMKVFGDKLGIYHSKFSDNERAEVWQGVLSGRFQVVVGVRSSIFLPFHDLSLIIVDEEHEPSYKQYDPAPRYNARETALMMAHLQGAKTLLGSATPSIESYYNCKTGRWGLVSMTKRFGEAKLPEIELVDTRREQQRKTMHSHFSAKLLNEIEERLKRQEQVILFQNRRGYAPFISCDECSWIPKCKFCAVSLSYHKYNNELRCHYCGYHERMPHDCPACGATTLRSMGFGTEKVEDELKLMLPEAEVQRMDLDTTKKKNSYQQIIADFESGRTNVLVGTQMVTKGLDFEHVSLVGILNADTIINFPDFRAHERAYQLFVQVSGRAGRKGKPGSVIIQTRDPLQPIFNKVLSNDYQTLYEHEIEERMRFGYPPFTRMIRITVKHVEERTAENAAIVLAKDLTDRMGKQQVLGPEVPYIFKIRNLFLQEIHIKLPRDTTNLKSAKGQIAQAIFNLRLLPDFKGIRVVADVDPM